The genomic segment ttattattattattattattattattattattattattattatcattattattattattattattattattattattattattatcattattattattattgttgttattattattattattatcatcatcatcatcatcattattattattatcattaccataagtattattattgatgttattattattattaatattattattattattattattattatcattattattattattaacgttatcattattattattgttgttaatatcattattattataataattataattattattatcattattatcattattattattattattatcatcatcatcattatcattataatcattattattatcattattattattatcattattattatcatcatcattatcattgttatcatcattattgttattattattattatcattatttttgttattattattattattgttattgtcactatcattattttcattaacgttatcattattattattgttgttaatatcattgttattataataattataattattattatcattattattattattattattatcatcatcatcattatcattataatcattattattatcattattattattatcattattattattatcattattattattatcatcattatcattgttatcattattattgttattattattattatcattatttttgttattattatcattattgttattgtcactatcattattattattattattattattattattattattattatcattattattattattattattattattattattattattatcattatcattattactattattgtcatcacaatttttattaccatcatcattatcaccatcatcatcattgttattattattattatcataatcatcactatcattattattattatcattgtgccattatcattatcattattattgttgttgttattattattattactattattattatcattattattattatcattattatcattatcatcattattattgttattaatatcattattgatattatgattatcattattattattattattattattattattattattattattattattattattatcattattattattattattacaatttttattatcatcatcattatcaccatcatcatcattgttattactattattaatcatataatcataattatcactagcattattattattatcataatgatcactatcattattattattatgacattatcattattgttattgcaatcactgtattatcattattattgttgttgaaattattatcgttcttgataatttcattattgttatcatcttttattatcattatcactatcataattattattacaatcactatttcattatcattattacagttgccattattatcattactactaccatttttcattgccattactcttattactattgctgatattattatcattaccatcattgttattatcatcatcattatcatttttgctactaCTTTcattcctcattattatcattcttgttgttatcataagcatctctttatccttatcatcattactattactatttttatccttattatcattatgattatcattttcattatcgttaacatcactattaccatcactagtatattatcaataatattattgttataatcataatatttttttaattgttattgttatcattattactattattattactatcattatctttattgttatcattattgttatcatcatcattattatagttatggttattgctattgttatcattatcatcattattacttttatcattgttatcattattactttttatcattatcattcttatgattcttcttattacgataacaaaataataataatgacattaaaaaataagaatgataataatgataataattataacaataacatcgatgacaaaggtaataattatgataatgatggtaaaaattacagaaaaaataatttaccgagtacattgttgttatcattatcattatcagcatcattgacATTTGACATagcataagtattatcatttttctgtgcttatcgttattttttctcactatcattatccttattatcaatatcactatcattatcattatcactatcattatcatcgtcataatcatccttaAAATGACTATCACGAAGAGTCAAACTGATAAGATTCAAcattacttcctttttcttttttttctttttttttgcttattaccGGTTTATggaaagacagaagacagacagaagacagattaATAATTCCAGTGGATCTATAATATTTCACACGTGTTCGAATGATTTTCGTATATGTATtacggacatatatatgtgtgtgtatatatatgtatatatatatatatatatatatatatatatatatatatatatatatatatatatatatatatatatatatatacatatatatatatgtgtgtgtgtgtgtgtgtgtgtgtgtgtgtgtgtgtgtgtgtgtgtgtgtgtgtgtgtgtgtgtgtgtgtgtgtgtgtgtgtgtatgggtgtgtgtgtgtgtgtgtgtgtgtctgtgtgtgtgtgtgtgtgtgtgtgtgtgtgtgtgtgtgtgtgtatgtgtgtgtgtgtgtgtgtgtgtgtgtgtgtgtgtgtgtgtgtgtgtgactgaataTTTTGagcgttctctcactctctatttatctttcttttaattaatctatctgtctatctatatatctatatatgtatatttactagtctgcctgtctgtctgtatatctgtttgtctgcatgtttgcctgtctgc from the Penaeus vannamei isolate JL-2024 chromosome 1, ASM4276789v1, whole genome shotgun sequence genome contains:
- the LOC138866759 gene encoding probable serine/threonine-protein kinase clkA gives rise to the protein NNDNNNKNNDNNNNNNNNDNNDNDDNNNNDNNNNDNNNNDNNNDYNDNDDDDNNNNNNNDNNNYNYYNNNDINNNNNNDNVNENNDSDNNNNNNNNKNNDNNNNNNNDDNNDNDDDNNNDNNNNDNNNDYNDNDDDDNNNNNNDNNDNNNYNYYNNNDINNNNNNDNVNNNNNDNNNNNNNNINNNNNINNNTYGNDNNNNDDDDDDNNNNNNNNNNNNDNNNNNNNNNNNNNDNNNNNNNNNNNNNNNDNNDKHNKNNNDSKKKNNNGNSSNNSNNNINNDRNNNYTKNNNNNNNDNNNNNNNNNNNNNNNNNDNNNSNNSNDDHENNSNDNNNNNNNNNNHNDNNDNDRNDRNNNDNDNSNNNNNDNENNNNNNDNSNDNDNNYNDDNDNDNDNNNNNNNNNNNNNNNNNNNNDNNNNDTHNDKN